The Kordia sp. SMS9 DNA window ATAGGTTGCTCCATTTGTGAGACTATAGAAAAATCCGTCGTCATAGAAACAGTCTATTTCCGCGCCGCCACATGTGCTGTATAGCGAAAAACCATCGGCAAAGTTGACACCTGTAATTCGAATATTTCCATTGACAGGCATCGTAAATTCATACCAAACATCTAAATATGTATTACCGGCACTTTCGCAGCTACTTTGCAAACTCTGCGTTGCGGTAGCATTATTGTAACTGACTAAAGTTGTGCTTGTAGTCGTTACGCTTATAATTTCTGCATTGGCACAATCGTCATTTGCGGGTTGTGCATAACAATACAATGTTGTGGTTAGGAAGATTCCTAAGAAAAGTAGTGTTGTTTTCATGTAATTCGCCCCTAGTTTAGTTTTACGACTTACAAAGTACTTTGTTTACAACTACTTGGAAACAAAAAATGTATGAACCGACGTGATTCATACATTTTTGGTTGTATATATTTTCTAGTTAGATAAACTACATATTTCTTCGATATTGTCCACCAACCTCAAATAAGGAAGCCGTAATTTGTCCTAAGGAACATACTTTACACACTTCCATCAAGGCTTCAAAGATGTTTTCGTTTCATGTTTTTCATTTTTCTTCTCCACCAAAACATTTTCCATGTATATTCAATTGTTTCTAATTGCCAATTGATGTCGAATTTATCTTTTTTGTCAAGTCCAATATACGGAGGTATTGCCACTTTACAATGCAGCATTGGAGATTCCTTCAAAACTAATTTTCTTTGTTTTTCTTCTAATTCTGATTTCTCTAAAATTTCAATTTCTACAATTGTTTCCTTTTTGTTTGCTTTGAAAATATAAAGTTCGATTAGATAGATATTTTCAAATTCAGAATTTAGTTGTTTGATTGCAGATTCTAAGTGTACGCTTTCTTTTGAGTTTAGAAGTCTTTTTCGGATTCGATTTGTCTCAAAACTGTTTTTTACCTATTGTGGTTTCTGATTTTACTTTCTTAATCACATATTTCACATCACTTGAAATGTTATTCCAAGAATGTTCCTTCGCCATTTCAAGAAGTTGATTTGTAGCTTCTGTAATGTGTCGATTTATATTTTTAGTAGTGATTTTGTCTTTTTGCAATTACTTTATTTTTAGTTCATGTATGGTAAGTTACCATATTTAGGCATCTAGTTTAGTGTCAAATCAAATGATTGGGCAACTTTACAAATAGAAAACAATCTTTGAATTAATTACAAATCGTCCTGTTTACTGTATGTAGAGTTATCTACTTTTTATTTTTTCAATTTTATCAACTAATTGACCAGTTCCTATCATCATATCGTGATGATTGATTATGAATATCCACTCATATTTTTTTGAGACTATTACTATTTCATCCGTTAGACCTGACTCCTGAAAAATTTTGCTAAAACTCTTTATTGTTCCTTCATAAATCCAGAATTTGGTCTTTTCGTTTACAGTCTCATCGAGTAAAAACCATACTTTTTCAGATGTATCTATCAACGATTCTAAGGCAAAGTCATTATAATCAATAGGAGCTGCGCTATAAGAATCTTTTAAGGTTTCCCATATCCATCTTGAATCGTTTTTAGTAGAAAATTTAGCCCAAATTTTATGCTCTATTTCGTTCCATTGATTGCTATTAACTTCTGAAAATTCATTGGTAGAAATATTTAAAAGGCCACAAATTTTACTGATTTCAACACGCAAATCTGTCCAAGTTTTTTTTCTTCTAGGTTTTATGTGTCTTTTCTTGTTCATTTTAATTGTGGACAGCGCATGCATATTTTGATGAATAGCAGTATGGGATTCTGAATCAAGTTCAGAATGAAGCACTTTGCAATTTATTATATTTTTTACTTCAACTTAGCTTTACATATTTCTACGATACTGTCCTCCAACTTCAAATAAAGATGCCGTAATTTGTCCTAACGAACATACTTTACACACTTCCATCAAGGCTTCAAAGATGTTTTCATTGTTGACGGCTTTTCGCTGTAATTCAAGCAATAATTCGTCGGTATCATGTGCTTTGTGAAGGTTTTCTAAGATCTTGATTTGATATTGCTTTTCTTCTTCTGTAGCACGAATGACTTCTTTCGGAATCACCGTTGGCGAACCTTTACTACTTAGAAATGTATTTACACCGATAATCGGGAATTGTCCGTTGTGTTTCAAAGTTTCGTAATACAAACTTTCTTCCTGAATTTTTGAACGTTGGTACATGGTTTCCATCGCGCCCAACACGCCACCACGTTCTGTGATTCGGTCGAATTCTGCCAACACTGCTTCTTCTACCAAATCCGTTAATTCTTCAATGATGAACGAACCTTGAATTGGATTTTCGTTTTTCGCCAAGCCTAATTCTTTGTTGATAATCAACTGAATTGCCATCGCTCTACGAACCGATTCTTCCGTTGGTGTTGTAATCGCTTCGTCATACGCGTTGGTGTGTAAGGAATTACAGTTATCGTAAATCGCGTATAACGCTTGCAAAGTGGTACGAATGTCGTTGAAATCAATTTCTTGCGCATGCAAACTACGTCCCGAAGTTTGAATGTGATATTTCAACATTTGCGCACGTGCATTGGCTCCGTATTTATGTTTTAAGGCTTTCGCCCAGATTTTACGTGCTACACGACCAATCACAGCATATTCTGGATCGATTCCGTTGGAGAAGAAAAATGATAAGTTGGGACCAAATTTATTGATGTCCATTCCGCGACTTAAATAGTATTCTACATACGTGAAACCGTTTGATAATGTCAATGCCAATTGCGTGATTGGATTCGCGCCAGCTTCCGCGATGTGATATCCAGAGATAGACACCGAATAGAAGTTACGCACATTGTTTTCGATAAAATATTCTTGTACGTCTCCCATCAATCGCAACGCAAATTCTGTAGAGAATATACAGGTGTTTTGTGCCTGATCTTCTTTTAAAATATCAGCCTGAACCGTTCCACGAACTTGTGCAATGGTTTTCGCTTTGATGTCTTCGTAAATTTCTTTTGGCAACACTTGATCGCCTGTAACTCCAAGCAACATCAAACCTAAACCGTTGTTGCTTTCTGGCAATTCGCCATTGTATTGCGGACGTTCTTTTCCTTTGTAGATTTCGGCAATTTTTGCTTCAACTTCTGCTTCGAGTCCGTTTTCTTTGATGTATTTTTCACATTGCTGATCAATCGCTGCATTCATAAAGAATCCTAACAACATGGGCGCCGGACCGTTGATCGTCATAC harbors:
- a CDS encoding DUF6756 family protein, which codes for MNKKRHIKPRRKKTWTDLRVEISKICGLLNISTNEFSEVNSNQWNEIEHKIWAKFSTKNDSRWIWETLKDSYSAAPIDYNDFALESLIDTSEKVWFLLDETVNEKTKFWIYEGTIKSFSKIFQESGLTDEIVIVSKKYEWIFIINHHDMMIGTGQLVDKIEKIKSR